The Streptomyces sp. ICC1 DNA window CCGCGGGGGCTCAGGAGTTTCCGGCACGGGCACGGGCACGGGTGCGGGCATGGGTGTGGGCATGGGCATGAGCTCGGGCATGGGCCCGGGGGCTGACATCGATGTCGAGACGTTCGTGCGGGCGGTCTCCGGGGCCTCGGGTGCGAGCAGCCCGTGCAACTGGGCCAGGTAGCCGAGCTGGAAGCGGCTCGTCGCGCCCAACTGGCGCATGATCGCTGATACATGGCGCTGGCAGGTGCGCACCGAGATGCCGAGGGCGCGGGCCGTGACGCGGTCGTCGTCACCCTGCATCAGGTGCTGGAGTATGGAGCGTTTCGCCTGGTCGGCGACGTCCTGGATGAAGGCCTTCTCGCGGGGTTTGCCGATGTGCTCGCCCGTCGCCCACAGGACGTCGAACATCTCGGCGACGAAGGCGACCAGGTCAGGGCTGCGGACGAGCAGTGCCCCGCCGGCCCCGCCCGCCGTTTCCCGGAGGGGGAGGACGAGCAGGGCCCGGTCGAAGACCAGGCACCCGGCCAGGCCGCCGGAAACCGTCCTGGCTTCGGCGCCGAGAGCGGCCAGCTCGGCTTCGTACCGCACGGTCGGCGGGTCGAAGCGGGCCGAGTGCTGGTAGAGCGCGCGCACGAGCACACCGCGGGAGAGGAGGTCGCGGTCGCGGTCGCGGTGCCGCCCGGCCGCGGGCAGGGGGCCGCCCGGCTGTGCGCGGAGCAGCTCCTTCGTGCAAGCGGCGGAGTGGCTCTCGATGATGTACCGGAGTTCGTCCGACGAATCGATGAGCTCCAACGGCGGCCCCTCCAGGGTGCGGTGGCGCGAAGCGTGCACGATGGCCAGTTCCGCGAGCTGCCCCCGCATGCGCAGCAGGTCGAGCTGGGCTCCCTGTACGCGCTCCTCCCACTCCTTGAGCAACTGCGCGGACACGTCGGTCGGGTTGGTGGCCGCGAAGCAGTCGGGGCCGATCTGCTGGACGAGGCCGGTGGAGACGAGGGTGTCGAGGGTGTCGAGGGCGTGGGCCGCGGTCTCGGGTTCCGCCCGGGTGAGCACCTGGCTCGACTGGAGGGGGCCCTGCTCCGCGAACTCCCGGTAGAGGTCCATCTCTTCGGGGGTGAGCTCCCGGGGGCGGTCACGGTCCTGCGGGCGTTTCAGTGCGGCTCGTTTCATGGGGTGCCCTCTCGTTCGCATCCGTCGCGATCGCGATGCTAGGAGACTCCGCCCGGGCCCGCCGACCGGGGAACGTGTATCGGCCATGCTTGCCGGGTGCGGGAGCGGGCCGGAGGGCGGCGCGACATCCCTGGGCCACAGCGGAATTCGGCGGGTGGCTCGAACCTGCCGACTGGACGGTATGCCCCTTCGGGGATGGCCGGAACGCGTACCCCGTGCTTGAAACTTGCAGCAAGTTCTTGCTGTCGTCTTTCCGACAGTCGGTAACACGACGGTCGTCCCCCATTGGCGGGGGCCGCCGCGCCCTCGATGCTGAAGGGGCGCGCGCCGATCCAAAGACGCGCAGTAACCGGAAGGTTCTCGTTCCCATGCATCCCAGACGGCCGGCCGGCCCCGCCCTCCGGAGCCGCCGGACCGGCTCCCAGACTCAGTCGTCCGCCGGGTGGACCACCTCGACGCCCTGGTCACGGAGCACTTCGACCGCGGGGGAGTCCGCGGGAGCGTCCGTGACGACG harbors:
- a CDS encoding helix-turn-helix transcriptional regulator; translated protein: MKRAALKRPQDRDRPRELTPEEMDLYREFAEQGPLQSSQVLTRAEPETAAHALDTLDTLVSTGLVQQIGPDCFAATNPTDVSAQLLKEWEERVQGAQLDLLRMRGQLAELAIVHASRHRTLEGPPLELIDSSDELRYIIESHSAACTKELLRAQPGGPLPAAGRHRDRDRDLLSRGVLVRALYQHSARFDPPTVRYEAELAALGAEARTVSGGLAGCLVFDRALLVLPLRETAGGAGGALLVRSPDLVAFVAEMFDVLWATGEHIGKPREKAFIQDVADQAKRSILQHLMQGDDDRVTARALGISVRTCQRHVSAIMRQLGATSRFQLGYLAQLHGLLAPEAPETARTNVSTSMSAPGPMPELMPMPTPMPAPVPVPVPETPEPPRCTEDSGTWIHLSGDRGTKYSAERIGRLQEAYH